The nucleotide sequence ggttaacttcatccatttcttctgttaacgagaagggcaattcagtcattttatttggccgaattgcccttatagttaacagaattacatataaaatgaccgaattgcccttcttgttaagagaaaaaatggatgaagttaacccagtagactaaaatagcaacggtgaaacctttttggatccacaggcgaaaaatgaaacattttgactaaactggcaaaatgacccaaaccacaaaaactaaaatgacatttaactctactTTTTACTATCTAATTCAGTAATTGCCCTTTTTCATGTTGAATGAAAGAAACCTATttcgacaaaaaaaaaaaatcagtaataataataataataaatagtgATTATAATTGTAAGCAAAATTGTTTACAAAAAACAAATAAACTTAATTTCAATTCAGAGTCATCATTGAATCGAACTTAGGCTTAACAACTACATTCTACTTAAATATCATGATATGATATGAAATGATAGAAAGAAGAAAAGATCCATACAGTGTTCATCTACTATTCTACTCGCATTTCTTGAAGAAACTGTCAATTCCGCGAGTGCCAGCTGGCACCGAGTTTTTCTTCTTCTCATCGCTTTTATGAGATCGGTCGGTTTTCGACGAGATCTGAACTGGTGGCGGCATCGGAAGAGAATCCAGAAGAAAATCAGCGGTCGGACGGTGCCTCTTCACGGCCATTCGAAGATGCTCCAGCTTTATCGTCTTCCGTTTCTTCTCGATTGCAACTTCCGATGATTTCTCCGTTAAGAACTTGAGGAAAAGGTCGGTGGCGTTGGAGATTACGAACAGCGCATCGGAGTTTACTTTGTTTATTTCTGTGTCTAGTTTCATGATTCTCTTCACTCTGCCTGCCGGAAAACTGGATTGAAGTGTTTCCGTGTTGATTTCTTCATTTTCCGCCATTGTTGATTGCTGTAAAATTAGTAAAGAGCTGATTGTTTTTGCttatttagggttttgattttggCGGGAGAATTGAGGGATATTGTTTTTGGCGGGTTGTGTACTCCCCAATTTTATTTTTAAGTTGCGAATTCAGCCCATAATTATGCTAAATACCAGCCTAGTCCCTGTACTTTCACTGTTGTTTTATTTTAAAGATTATCGAAATAAATAAAGCCCATTTGAACAACTTTACAGTTTACGCCGTTAAGCCCAATTTACTAAAGTGAACAATGCCGGGTTACTAGGTAAATAGATTCGAATACTTTAGGTGGAACCCGTGAAAAAAGTTTGATAAAACGGGTCATTCATGGATCAATCTAGCGGGTTGATATCTTAAGAACAGATGATCACAATCTTGTTTGGCTGCACAAACTATTTCATTTAATATGTTTTCACACATTTACTATATCTTATAATCAAAGGTCAGTGGCACAAACTTCAAAAGAAGCAAGACGTCAATATTGGTGTTGTGATTGTGATGTCAATACGGAAAAGAAACAAAACAAAGTCAAAGGTGATTTTCTTTTGTGAGCTTACTGTTGACCAAGAAAGCATGATTAAATATGGGCTTTTTCTTGGAGTTTTTCTTGGGTTTGCCTTTTCATGATACACATGACAAATATAAAATTGTTTTTGGTTTTGCCGACTAAGTTAGTACGTTCTTAGATTGGATACGTTGAAACACGTGTTTTCACATTGTTAACGTATCACATAACGTGCCGCCAGCTATAAACAACTAAAACGTTGCCGCCGCAACACGCGGCTATGGCAACAATCTAGTTAAATATGATTTAAAAACTTATATTGTTACCCCAATATGATT is from Helianthus annuus cultivar XRQ/B chromosome 9, HanXRQr2.0-SUNRISE, whole genome shotgun sequence and encodes:
- the LOC118481914 gene encoding nuclear transcription factor Y subunit C-5-like, whose amino-acid sequence is MAENEEINTETLQSSFPAGRVKRIMKLDTEINKVNSDALFVISNATDLFLKFLTEKSSEVAIEKKRKTIKLEHLRMAVKRHRPTADFLLDSLPMPPPVQISSKTDRSHKSDEKKKNSVPAGTRGIDSFFKKCE